The following are encoded together in the Bacteroidales bacterium MB20-C3-3 genome:
- a CDS encoding methylaspartate ammonia-lyase has translation MKIVKVICSAGKTGFFFDDQKAIKAGAKNDGAFYEGAPSTEGFTAVRQAGESISVLFVLENGAVAHGDCAAVQYSGAGGRDPLFLAKEFIPLIEKEIAPLYEGREITSFREMADLVDKSKSPSTGKQYHTAIRYGITQACLDAVAKSKSKLMAQIIADEYGTEISEKMIPIFTQSGDDRYLNADKMIMKAAQVLPHALFNHVEGKVGLKGEKIAAYIEWLRDRIIKLKPFESYHPTIHIDVYGTLSQVFNNDFEKIADYVGELSKIAEPFHLRVEGPVDMGEREAQIEALKVIREHMERKGIKAEIVADEWCNTLEDIIDFTKAKAGHMAQIKTPDLGGINNSIEAVLYCKSHGMGAYLGGTCNETNRSAEVCAHIAMATSPVQYLAKPGMGVDEGYMIVFNEMSRISALKNIL, from the coding sequence ATGAAAATAGTAAAGGTAATTTGTTCAGCCGGAAAGACCGGATTCTTCTTTGACGACCAAAAGGCCATTAAGGCAGGAGCTAAGAATGATGGTGCATTTTATGAAGGTGCACCTTCAACAGAGGGTTTCACAGCAGTAAGACAGGCTGGTGAGTCAATATCGGTACTCTTTGTTCTTGAGAACGGAGCTGTTGCTCACGGAGATTGTGCCGCTGTCCAGTACTCAGGCGCAGGCGGCAGAGATCCGCTGTTTCTCGCTAAGGAGTTTATTCCACTTATTGAAAAGGAGATAGCTCCCCTTTATGAAGGTAGAGAGATTACCTCATTCAGAGAGATGGCTGACCTGGTAGACAAAAGTAAAAGTCCTTCAACCGGTAAACAATATCATACAGCAATTCGTTACGGTATAACACAGGCTTGCCTGGATGCAGTTGCAAAGAGCAAATCAAAGCTTATGGCTCAGATTATAGCAGACGAATACGGAACAGAGATATCTGAAAAGATGATTCCAATCTTTACTCAATCAGGAGATGACAGATACCTTAATGCAGACAAAATGATTATGAAGGCAGCACAGGTTCTTCCACATGCGTTATTTAACCATGTTGAAGGTAAAGTGGGTCTGAAGGGTGAGAAGATTGCAGCATATATCGAGTGGCTGAGGGACAGAATAATTAAACTTAAGCCATTTGAATCATATCATCCTACAATTCATATTGATGTTTACGGGACACTTAGTCAGGTTTTTAACAATGATTTTGAGAAAATTGCTGACTATGTGGGAGAGCTTTCCAAAATTGCCGAGCCATTCCATCTAAGAGTAGAGGGACCAGTGGATATGGGGGAGAGAGAGGCACAAATTGAGGCACTTAAGGTGATAAGAGAGCATATGGAGAGAAAGGGTATAAAGGCCGAGATAGTTGCAGATGAGTGGTGTAATACACTTGAGGACATAATTGATTTTACTAAGGCAAAAGCTGGTCACATGGCTCAGATTAAGACTCCGGACCTTGGAGGTATCAACAACTCAATTGAGGCAGTACTCTATTGCAAAAGCCACGGAATGGGAGCATATTTAGGTGGAACCTGCAACGAGACAAATCGTTCAGCAGAGGTTTGTGCCCACATAGCAATGGCTACCTCTCCTGTTCAGTATCTGGCAAAGCCGGGTATGGGAGTAGATGAGGGTTATATGATTGTTTTCAATGAAATGAGCAGGATATCTGCTCTAAAAAATATTCTTTAG
- a CDS encoding acyclic terpene utilization AtuA family protein, with product MEEMRILSPTAILGYGFPMESFKEGMKRKPHVIAVDAGSTDPGPYYLGAGKSFTDKNSVKRDLAIMIPAAIEAGIPVIIGTAGGSGGRPHVDLTIEIVKEIAKEQSLTFKLAVIQSEFDKEFVKEKIRKGDISPLFPAKEISEADVEESVRIVAQMGEEPFIKALEGGANVILAGRSYDPSVFSALAIKEGFDKGLAIHLGKILECAAIAASPGSGSDCMFGYLRKDGFVLEPLSPIRKCTTLSVAAHTLYEKTNPYILPGPGGAINLHESSFTQIADNMVEVKGSKFVPTEEYFVKLEGVRRVGFRTISCAAAKDPVMISQIDKIVESVKERVKNNFEHYGITDFFLDFKIYGKNGVMAMFPNLEQQVSHELMIIIEAVAPTQDQADTICGFARSTMLHYGYEGRISTAGNLAFPFSPSDCKVGEVFEFNVYHLMRVDDPAELFPVNYIQFTKGC from the coding sequence ATGGAAGAGATGAGAATTCTGTCGCCTACGGCGATACTTGGGTACGGATTTCCGATGGAGTCCTTCAAGGAGGGAATGAAACGCAAACCACATGTAATAGCTGTGGATGCCGGATCGACAGACCCGGGACCTTACTATCTTGGTGCAGGAAAATCCTTCACAGACAAAAACTCTGTAAAGAGAGACCTGGCTATTATGATACCGGCTGCTATTGAGGCAGGTATTCCGGTAATAATTGGGACAGCCGGTGGAAGCGGCGGAAGGCCTCATGTTGATCTTACCATTGAAATTGTTAAAGAGATAGCTAAAGAGCAGTCACTAACCTTTAAACTAGCTGTTATTCAGTCTGAATTTGACAAAGAGTTTGTAAAAGAGAAGATTCGCAAAGGAGATATCTCTCCACTTTTCCCTGCAAAAGAGATTTCAGAAGCAGATGTTGAAGAGTCTGTAAGAATAGTTGCCCAGATGGGTGAGGAGCCATTTATTAAGGCTCTTGAGGGTGGTGCGAATGTTATTTTGGCAGGCCGCTCTTACGATCCGTCTGTCTTCTCGGCACTTGCAATAAAAGAGGGATTTGACAAGGGTCTTGCGATACACCTGGGTAAAATTCTTGAGTGCGCAGCAATTGCTGCCTCTCCGGGAAGTGGCAGCGACTGTATGTTTGGTTATCTGAGAAAAGATGGTTTTGTACTGGAGCCACTATCACCTATTCGTAAGTGTACAACTCTGTCTGTTGCTGCACATACTCTTTATGAGAAGACAAATCCCTATATTCTTCCGGGTCCGGGAGGTGCTATAAATCTCCACGAATCAAGTTTCACCCAGATTGCTGACAACATGGTTGAGGTAAAAGGGAGTAAGTTTGTACCAACTGAAGAGTACTTTGTTAAACTTGAAGGTGTAAGGAGAGTTGGATTCAGAACCATATCCTGTGCTGCAGCAAAGGATCCTGTGATGATATCTCAGATTGATAAAATTGTAGAGAGCGTAAAGGAGAGGGTTAAGAATAACTTTGAGCATTACGGAATTACCGATTTCTTCCTTGATTTTAAAATCTACGGAAAGAATGGTGTAATGGCTATGTTCCCTAATCTTGAACAACAGGTTTCTCACGAACTTATGATTATTATCGAGGCAGTAGCACCAACGCAGGATCAGGCAGATACTATCTGTGGGTTTGCAAGGAGTACAATGCTTCACTATGGTTATGAGGGCAGAATTTCAACCGCCGGCAACCTGGCCTTCCCGTTCTCTCCATCGGACTGCAAAGTTGGAGAGGTATTTGAATTTAATGTTTATCACCTTATGAGGGTGGATGATCCTGCAGAGTTGTTCCCTGTTAATTACATTCAGTTCACAAAGGGCTGCTAA
- a CDS encoding DUF4387 domain-containing protein: MEYKLIDIASVIRSKNSGPYELTFDIIFKDVEMYKRVKEVKAIDGKLFASLYEIEESDIISLVYFDPAKAVKITIVRPIPSGALGETDVYGAQQHAPLMKMTLTL, from the coding sequence ATGGAATACAAATTAATTGATATTGCATCTGTTATAAGGAGCAAAAATTCCGGTCCTTACGAATTGACTTTTGACATTATATTCAAGGATGTAGAGATGTACAAAAGGGTTAAAGAGGTTAAGGCAATTGACGGCAAACTATTTGCATCGCTTTACGAAATTGAGGAGAGCGATATAATTAGCCTGGTCTATTTTGACCCGGCAAAGGCCGTAAAAATTACTATTGTCCGCCCTATTCCATCGGGAGCACTTGGTGAGACTGATGTTTACGGAGCACAGCAGCATGCACCTCTTATGAAGATGACATTAACTCTTTAA
- a CDS encoding alanine-tRNA synthetase second additional domain-containing protein produces the protein MQNLLQEYSVSSQYFAPRGRERLMFLGEQIAQRHLQFNDRLIGIVGDAGSGKSSLIKGMFPGLELSNDDDVLNPRKIMQVREGLDDLKDSGSYHIDMRFQTAFTQMYEIVDFVKNVLSRKRRVIVEHFDLLYPALGINADIIVGIGEEIIVTRPSVFGPLPGSIYEIVHKSLTYRKMAHTAEDVTMQILEEEFDICHDCYFSSDIRKGFVLKFPQEPFIDLGRLSKRIKETLDLAMPVSYYDENHIKIGEKIVVCDGPRLHVSNTSKVLNFSLVQRLVKDPRTSTWCLVGLIDNNSDELENRNTVHFLKRKD, from the coding sequence ATGCAAAATCTACTTCAGGAATACTCGGTCTCATCACAATATTTTGCCCCGAGAGGGCGTGAGCGGCTTATGTTTCTCGGCGAGCAGATTGCGCAGAGACACCTCCAGTTTAACGACAGATTAATAGGAATTGTTGGAGACGCAGGTTCGGGGAAATCCTCTTTAATAAAGGGGATGTTTCCCGGACTTGAGCTCTCAAATGACGATGATGTACTTAACCCGCGTAAAATTATGCAGGTGAGGGAGGGGCTGGATGATCTGAAAGATTCGGGCTCGTATCATATTGATATGAGGTTCCAGACAGCATTTACCCAGATGTACGAAATTGTTGATTTTGTTAAAAATGTACTCTCCAGAAAGAGAAGGGTAATTGTGGAACATTTTGATCTTTTATACCCTGCACTTGGAATCAATGCAGACATTATAGTTGGCATTGGAGAGGAGATAATTGTAACAAGGCCAAGTGTCTTTGGCCCACTTCCCGGAAGTATATACGAGATTGTCCATAAGTCTCTTACATACAGAAAAATGGCTCATACTGCAGAGGATGTGACAATGCAGATTCTGGAGGAGGAGTTTGATATTTGTCACGATTGTTACTTTAGCTCAGACATTAGAAAAGGCTTTGTTTTAAAATTCCCTCAAGAGCCTTTTATTGACCTTGGCAGGCTGTCCAAAAGAATTAAAGAGACGCTGGATCTTGCAATGCCCGTTTCATATTATGATGAGAACCATATTAAGATTGGGGAAAAGATAGTTGTATGTGATGGTCCCAGGTTGCATGTAAGCAATACCTCTAAAGTTCTGAATTTTTCGCTTGTGCAGAGACTTGTTAAAGACCCAAGGACATCAACATGGTGTCTGGTGGGACTTATTGATAATAATTCAGATGAGCTGGAGAACAGAAACACAGTCCACTTCTTAAAAAGAAAAGATTAA
- a CDS encoding fumarate hydratase, producing MREIKADQITELVEKLCIEANCVITDDIRACLGSCMKSETSPLGREILGTLVENARIAEDEMSPICQDTGMTVVFVTMGQDIKIEGGFIEDAINEGVRRGYEKGYLRKSVVKDPLERVNTKDNTPAVIHFEIVKGDEFHITVAPKGFGSENMSQLKMLKPSQGIKGVKDFVIKTVEEAGPNPCPPIIVGVGIGGTMEKSALLSKKALLRAVGTPSDKPHLAALEAELLETVNSLGIGPAGLGGETTALGVHILSYPTHIAGLPVSVNIGCHATRHAEGSL from the coding sequence ATGAGAGAGATAAAGGCAGATCAAATTACAGAGTTGGTAGAGAAACTCTGCATTGAGGCAAATTGTGTTATTACGGATGATATCCGTGCTTGTCTTGGTAGTTGTATGAAAAGTGAAACCTCTCCGCTTGGGAGAGAGATTCTTGGAACTCTTGTGGAGAATGCAAGAATTGCAGAGGATGAGATGAGTCCAATTTGCCAGGATACCGGGATGACAGTTGTATTTGTAACCATGGGGCAGGATATTAAAATTGAGGGAGGTTTTATTGAGGATGCCATTAACGAAGGTGTGAGAAGAGGTTATGAAAAGGGTTATCTGCGCAAGTCTGTGGTAAAGGATCCCCTGGAGAGGGTAAATACAAAGGATAATACCCCTGCAGTAATTCATTTTGAGATTGTAAAGGGTGATGAATTTCATATTACAGTTGCACCAAAAGGATTTGGCAGTGAGAATATGAGTCAGTTAAAAATGTTAAAACCAAGCCAGGGTATAAAGGGTGTTAAGGACTTTGTTATTAAAACAGTAGAGGAGGCGGGACCAAATCCTTGCCCTCCCATTATTGTAGGTGTGGGGATTGGAGGTACAATGGAGAAGAGCGCGCTGCTTAGTAAAAAGGCTCTGCTGAGAGCAGTTGGTACTCCAAGCGATAAACCTCATCTTGCGGCCCTTGAGGCAGAACTTCTGGAGACAGTAAACTCACTAGGCATAGGACCTGCCGGTCTTGGAGGGGAGACTACAGCCCTTGGAGTCCACATACTATCATACCCAACTCATATTGCCGGGCTTCCTGTATCTGTAAATATCGGATGCCATGCTACAAGGCATGCAGAGGGGAGCTTGTAA
- a CDS encoding Fe-S-containing hydro-lyase — protein sequence MTQERTELTTPLCENDIKSLKAGDMVYISGKIYTARDAAHKRLSELIEEGVEMPFDFNGAVVFYAGPCPAKPGRPIGSVGPTTSGRMDLYSPKLIERGLKFMIGKGLRSKEVSDAIVENRGLYFAAIGGAAALMAKCVVSAQVIAFEELGTEAVRELIVKDMPVIVAIDSEGNDIYKQRKSL from the coding sequence ATGACCCAGGAGAGAACAGAACTCACAACTCCGTTATGTGAAAATGATATTAAGAGTCTCAAGGCCGGAGATATGGTCTATATTTCCGGTAAGATCTACACAGCAAGGGATGCCGCTCATAAAAGACTCAGCGAACTTATTGAAGAGGGGGTTGAAATGCCATTTGATTTCAATGGTGCTGTGGTTTTTTATGCCGGACCATGCCCTGCAAAACCTGGAAGACCTATAGGATCAGTAGGTCCTACCACAAGCGGAAGAATGGATCTCTACTCCCCTAAACTGATTGAGAGGGGATTAAAGTTCATGATTGGGAAGGGTCTGAGAAGTAAAGAGGTTTCCGATGCAATTGTTGAAAACAGAGGTCTCTATTTTGCAGCAATTGGTGGTGCCGCAGCTCTGATGGCAAAATGTGTCGTAAGCGCTCAGGTTATTGCATTTGAGGAGTTGGGTACCGAGGCAGTGAGGGAACTTATTGTAAAGGATATGCCTGTTATTGTAGCGATTGATTCTGAGGGCAATGATATATACAAACAGAGGAAAAGTTTATAG
- the truA gene encoding tRNA pseudouridine(38-40) synthase TruA — protein MRLFIKLSYNGRNYNGWQVQPGHPSVQETLERALTIWFKEKIQVTGAGRTDTGVSAVNYIAHFDLSSDTLALFEEPQRTIFKINAILPTDIVVHDIWQVPDVAHARFDALSRTYIYYVHSNKSPFLNEYSYFYPYILDIDKMNRAAGYITGTFDFTSMAKLHTDAKTNICTVTKALWESESPLSNGDDISYKFTITANRYLRNMVRALVGTMLEIGRGRQEPEWIIEVMKLKNRSSAGNSVPAHPLFLTEIEYPDYKL, from the coding sequence ATGCGTCTCTTCATCAAATTGTCATACAACGGCAGAAACTACAACGGGTGGCAGGTTCAGCCGGGGCATCCGTCAGTGCAGGAGACTCTGGAGCGTGCATTGACCATATGGTTCAAAGAGAAAATCCAGGTCACAGGTGCCGGAAGAACAGATACAGGGGTGAGTGCAGTCAACTATATTGCACACTTTGACCTCTCATCTGACACACTGGCACTGTTTGAAGAGCCACAGAGAACGATTTTCAAAATTAATGCCATTCTTCCAACTGACATAGTTGTTCATGACATCTGGCAGGTTCCTGATGTTGCTCACGCCAGATTTGATGCATTATCCAGAACATATATTTACTATGTTCACTCTAACAAATCCCCCTTCCTTAATGAGTACTCATATTTCTATCCATACATACTTGATATAGATAAAATGAACCGTGCAGCCGGATATATAACAGGAACTTTTGACTTTACCTCTATGGCTAAACTTCACACAGATGCAAAGACAAATATCTGTACTGTAACAAAAGCACTTTGGGAATCAGAATCTCCTCTTTCAAACGGAGATGATATATCTTATAAGTTCACAATAACTGCAAACAGATACCTTAGAAACATGGTAAGAGCACTTGTTGGCACAATGCTGGAAATTGGCAGAGGCAGACAAGAGCCCGAATGGATAATTGAGGTGATGAAACTTAAAAACCGATCCTCTGCCGGCAACTCCGTTCCAGCTCACCCGCTCTTTCTTACAGAGATAGAGTACCCGGATTACAAACTATAA
- a CDS encoding MoxR family ATPase — translation MESVNIKELNEKIQRESAFVDMVTLEMNKVIVGQKQLVENLLIGLLANGHILLEGVPGLAKTLAINTLASIVDAKFSRIQFTPDLLPADLIGTLIYSQKQEEFKIRKGPIFANFVLADEINRSPAKVQSALLEAMQERQVTIGDNSFKLPEPFLVMATQNPIEQEGTYPLPEAQVDRFMLKVVVNYPKKEEEKLIIRMNNSGKFPVANSVIKPEDILRAREVVREVYMDEKIERYIVDIVFATRTPEEYGLSRLKNLISYGGSPRASINLAMAAKAYAFIRRRGYVIPEDVRAVCYEVLRHRIGLTYEAEAENITSENIITEIMNAVEVP, via the coding sequence ATGGAAAGCGTCAATATCAAAGAGCTCAATGAAAAGATTCAGAGAGAGAGCGCATTCGTAGATATGGTTACCCTTGAGATGAACAAGGTAATTGTAGGGCAGAAACAACTGGTTGAAAATCTGCTTATAGGCCTGCTTGCAAATGGGCATATTTTGCTGGAAGGGGTTCCCGGGCTGGCAAAAACTCTGGCCATCAATACACTTGCCTCAATTGTGGATGCTAAGTTCAGCAGAATCCAGTTCACTCCGGACCTGTTGCCCGCAGACTTAATCGGAACACTTATATACAGCCAGAAGCAAGAGGAGTTTAAAATTCGCAAGGGTCCCATCTTTGCAAATTTTGTGCTTGCAGATGAGATTAACAGATCTCCTGCTAAGGTACAGAGTGCCCTTCTTGAGGCTATGCAGGAGAGACAGGTAACCATTGGAGATAACAGTTTTAAGCTACCGGAGCCTTTTTTGGTAATGGCAACTCAGAATCCAATTGAGCAGGAGGGGACATATCCGCTACCGGAGGCTCAGGTAGACCGTTTTATGCTTAAGGTAGTTGTAAATTATCCAAAAAAGGAGGAGGAGAAACTAATAATCAGGATGAACAACAGTGGGAAATTCCCTGTTGCAAACTCTGTTATTAAACCTGAAGATATACTAAGGGCCAGGGAGGTTGTCAGAGAGGTATATATGGACGAGAAGATAGAGAGATACATTGTTGATATTGTTTTTGCAACAAGAACTCCTGAAGAGTACGGTCTCTCCAGATTAAAAAATCTGATCTCATACGGAGGTTCACCTCGTGCAAGTATAAATCTTGCGATGGCAGCAAAGGCATATGCATTTATAAGAAGAAGGGGATATGTTATACCTGAAGATGTAAGGGCTGTTTGCTATGAAGTTCTGAGACACAGAATAGGGCTCACTTACGAGGCAGAGGCAGAAAATATTACTTCAGAGAACATCATAACTGAGATAATGAACGCTGTGGAGGTTCCTTAA
- a CDS encoding DUF58 domain-containing protein, whose product MDNDLLKKVRKIEIKTRGLSRQIFAGEYHSAFKGRGMAFSEVREYQPGDDVRSMDWNVTARLNTPYVKVFEEERELTVMLLVDVSAFRMFGTMVKTKRDLITEISAVLSFSASANNDKVGALFFSSKVEKFIPPKKGRSHLLRIIRELLEFEPQESGTDVGEALRYLTNAIKRRCTAFLISDLMDFDIDFNPNWHEALKIAVNRHEISVISVYDPRERELPDIGLVKLKDSESGEEMWVDTSSKRVREYFTSWNSKSATAINTTLLRYGVDQVQIPTNGDFVKGLVTLFKNR is encoded by the coding sequence ATGGACAACGATCTTTTAAAAAAGGTAAGAAAAATTGAGATTAAGACCAGGGGGCTCTCAAGACAGATCTTTGCAGGCGAGTACCACTCGGCCTTTAAAGGGAGGGGGATGGCTTTCAGCGAGGTAAGAGAGTACCAGCCGGGGGATGATGTAAGAAGTATGGACTGGAATGTAACAGCCAGACTAAACACCCCATATGTAAAGGTATTTGAGGAGGAGAGGGAGCTTACCGTAATGCTTCTGGTTGATGTGAGCGCCTTCAGAATGTTTGGTACAATGGTTAAAACAAAGAGAGACCTGATAACTGAAATATCTGCAGTGCTCTCTTTCTCTGCATCTGCAAATAATGACAAAGTGGGAGCTCTTTTCTTCAGTTCAAAGGTGGAGAAGTTTATCCCTCCCAAAAAGGGGAGAAGTCATCTGCTAAGAATTATAAGAGAACTTCTAGAATTTGAGCCGCAGGAATCCGGGACAGATGTTGGAGAGGCTCTCAGGTATCTTACAAATGCAATAAAGAGAAGGTGCACAGCGTTTCTAATCTCTGACCTGATGGATTTTGACATAGATTTCAATCCAAACTGGCACGAAGCTCTTAAGATAGCTGTTAACAGACACGAAATTTCAGTAATTTCAGTCTACGATCCAAGAGAGAGGGAGTTGCCGGATATTGGCTTGGTAAAACTTAAAGATTCTGAGAGTGGAGAGGAGATGTGGGTAGATACATCCAGTAAAAGGGTGAGAGAGTATTTTACCAGCTGGAATTCAAAATCAGCAACTGCAATAAATACTACTCTGCTCAGGTACGGAGTAGATCAGGTTCAGATACCAACCAACGGAGATTTTGTTAAGGGACTAGTTACACTGTTCAAAAACAGATAG
- a CDS encoding VWA domain-containing protein, translating to MFFEYPSVLYLELLLFPIALLYLWRELRGGVPTLRVSNTSPWRGRGGFVKKYSRHLPFIARLFAIAALILAIARPRSSQDFEKVNTEGIDIVLTLDVSTSMLARDFNPDRISAAKDIAIEFIAQRPSDRMGVVVFAGESFTQCPLTTDRPTLINLLKEIETGLIEDGTAIGNGLATAVARLKDSPAPSRVVILLTDGVNNRGEITPLMAAEIAKTYGIRVYTIGVGAMGMAPYPVITPFGVEVQQVKVEIDEPLLQDIANQTGGKYFRATDNTKLLEIYGEINKMERSRTTVDSFPVYKELFMKFALIAMFFLLFELVIRIFVIRKLP from the coding sequence ATGTTTTTTGAATATCCAAGCGTTCTTTACCTGGAACTATTGCTCTTTCCAATTGCTCTCCTTTATTTATGGAGAGAGCTCAGAGGCGGAGTACCCACACTCAGGGTTTCAAATACTTCTCCATGGAGAGGTAGAGGTGGATTCGTGAAAAAATATTCCAGGCATCTGCCTTTTATTGCAAGATTGTTTGCAATAGCTGCATTAATTCTAGCTATTGCAAGACCGAGAAGTTCTCAGGATTTTGAGAAGGTAAACACTGAGGGGATAGATATTGTTCTCACCCTTGATGTCTCTACATCTATGCTGGCAAGAGATTTTAACCCGGACAGAATTAGTGCTGCAAAAGACATAGCAATTGAGTTTATTGCACAGAGGCCCTCTGACAGAATGGGGGTGGTTGTTTTTGCGGGAGAGAGCTTTACACAGTGCCCTCTTACAACAGACAGACCCACGCTGATTAACCTGCTTAAGGAGATAGAGACCGGGCTGATTGAGGATGGGACTGCAATTGGCAATGGTCTTGCCACTGCGGTAGCGAGACTGAAGGATTCTCCTGCCCCCAGCAGGGTTGTTATTCTATTGACAGATGGTGTTAACAACAGAGGAGAGATAACCCCTCTGATGGCAGCAGAGATAGCAAAAACATACGGAATCAGAGTATACACAATAGGTGTTGGTGCAATGGGGATGGCACCATATCCGGTTATAACACCATTTGGAGTTGAAGTACAGCAGGTAAAAGTGGAGATAGACGAGCCTCTTTTGCAAGATATTGCAAACCAGACAGGAGGTAAGTATTTCAGAGCAACTGACAACACCAAGTTACTTGAGATATATGGAGAGATTAATAAAATGGAGAGAAGCAGAACAACAGTTGACTCCTTTCCTGTATATAAAGAGCTCTTTATGAAGTTTGCTCTAATTGCAATGTTTTTTCTGCTCTTTGAGTTGGTTATAAGAATATTTGTAATCAGAAAATTGCCATAA
- a CDS encoding VWA domain-containing protein, which produces MIQFAQIEYLALILLIPFLYIFYGVSRRARRKRLNRFGERLLVERLMPDASKSRGWVKITLFSAALFFFAVGLSRPQLGARLKEVETTGVEIILALDVSNSMLAEDYTPNRLERAKLAISRLVDKMKQDRVGLIVFAGKAFVQLPITADYISAKIFLNSISTSSVPVQGTAMGDAILTAIRGFSLESANSRAIILITDGENHEDDPVQAAKEAINLGIPVFAIGIGTEGGKPIPAGNGELLKDKDGNIVVTKLDEKTLTEVVEAGGGAYIRAGNSDFGLEAIVDKIHNMDKQKYKSVVFEDFDEQYMYFFAIALFFLLVEFLIGEKRGRNLFKSVRRR; this is translated from the coding sequence ATGATACAATTCGCACAAATAGAATATCTTGCACTCATACTGTTAATACCTTTTTTGTATATCTTCTACGGAGTATCGAGAAGAGCCCGAAGAAAGAGGCTGAACAGGTTTGGCGAAAGGCTTCTGGTTGAGAGGCTGATGCCTGATGCCTCAAAGAGCAGAGGTTGGGTAAAGATCACCCTCTTCTCTGCAGCTCTCTTCTTTTTTGCAGTTGGATTATCCAGACCTCAGCTTGGAGCAAGGCTTAAGGAGGTTGAGACTACAGGCGTGGAGATTATTCTTGCACTGGATGTATCAAACTCAATGCTTGCAGAGGACTATACCCCAAACAGACTTGAAAGGGCAAAACTTGCAATATCAAGACTTGTTGACAAGATGAAGCAGGACAGAGTCGGCCTTATTGTTTTTGCCGGCAAAGCCTTTGTTCAGCTGCCAATAACAGCAGATTACATATCGGCAAAAATCTTCCTGAACTCAATATCCACATCATCAGTTCCTGTACAGGGGACTGCAATGGGTGATGCAATTCTTACTGCAATCAGAGGATTCAGCCTGGAGAGTGCAAACAGCAGAGCAATTATACTTATTACTGACGGAGAGAATCATGAAGATGATCCTGTGCAGGCGGCTAAAGAGGCCATTAATCTGGGTATTCCTGTTTTTGCCATTGGCATTGGAACAGAGGGGGGAAAGCCGATTCCTGCCGGTAACGGAGAACTGTTAAAAGATAAAGATGGGAATATTGTAGTGACTAAACTTGATGAGAAAACATTAACTGAGGTAGTTGAAGCCGGTGGAGGTGCTTATATCAGAGCAGGTAACTCAGATTTTGGACTTGAGGCAATAGTCGATAAGATTCATAATATGGATAAACAGAAGTATAAATCTGTTGTATTTGAAGATTTTGACGAACAGTATATGTATTTCTTTGCAATAGCCCTCTTTTTCCTCCTTGTTGAGTTCCTGATTGGAGAGAAGAGGGGGAGAAACCTTTTTAAAAGTGTAAGGAGGAGATAG